Proteins from a single region of Clostridia bacterium:
- a CDS encoding ribonuclease III, translating into MSLIISSDAPLSREKLASVPTQALAFVGDAVYSLLVREFLAETHPDRRNLHNLSVAEVNCRAQSEAAELLLPMLTEEEAAVYRRGRNNTASTPPKKADVADYRRATGVEALFGWLYLAGDGARVNELFSAIKEKLL; encoded by the coding sequence ATGAGTTTGATTATATCAAGTGACGCGCCGCTTTCGCGCGAAAAGCTCGCCTCTGTGCCGACGCAGGCGCTTGCCTTCGTCGGTGACGCGGTCTACTCGCTGCTCGTCAGGGAGTTCCTCGCGGAAACGCACCCCGACCGCCGCAACCTGCATAATCTGTCTGTGGCGGAGGTAAACTGCCGCGCACAGAGCGAGGCCGCGGAGCTTCTGCTCCCGATGCTTACGGAGGAGGAAGCCGCCGTCTACAGGCGCGGCCGCAACAACACCGCGTCGACTCCGCCGAAGAAGGCGGACGTCGCCGACTACCGCCGCGCCACCGGAGTCGAAGCGCTCTTCGGCTGGCTCTACCTTGCCGGCGACGGCGCGCGCGTGAACGAATTGTTTTCCGCGATAAAGGAAAAACTGTTATAG
- a CDS encoding DUF1273 family protein has translation MNDIHISSAKKPYAMPEGLTLLPERTCCFTGHRPAALGFAEDSAEAARVKARLREEILRHAALGVDSFITGMAQGIDTWAGEICARLRGEGTPLRLIAARPSPAQMSKASGEAKQRYEALLEQCDAVVTVSEKYTPWCNHDRDRFMVENSAYVIGVYNGADSGGTYYTLRYARKLGRAVTLITTGTILDL, from the coding sequence ATGAACGATATTCATATTTCAAGCGCGAAAAAGCCGTACGCGATGCCCGAAGGGCTGACGCTCCTGCCGGAGCGCACCTGCTGCTTCACGGGGCACCGTCCGGCGGCGCTCGGCTTCGCGGAGGACAGCGCGGAGGCCGCGCGCGTCAAGGCGCGCCTGCGCGAAGAGATCCTGCGGCACGCCGCGCTCGGCGTGGACTCCTTCATCACCGGCATGGCGCAGGGGATCGACACGTGGGCGGGGGAGATATGCGCCCGCCTGCGCGGGGAGGGAACGCCGCTGCGGCTGATCGCGGCGCGTCCGAGCCCGGCGCAGATGTCGAAGGCGTCGGGCGAGGCGAAGCAGCGTTACGAAGCGCTGCTGGAGCAGTGCGACGCGGTGGTGACCGTTTCGGAGAAATACACCCCGTGGTGCAACCACGACCGCGACCGCTTCATGGTGGAAAACTCGGCTTACGTCATCGGCGTCTACAACGGCGCCGACTCCGGCGGCACGTATTACACCCTGCGCTACGCGCGAAAGCTCGGCCGCGCCGTCACGCTCATCACGACCGGCACGATACTGGACTTGTGA
- a CDS encoding ABC transporter ATP-binding protein: MLRIEHFSKSYEKGVYAVRDLSLHIEKGDVFGFIGHNGAGKTTTLKAVAGVHDFDEGEIYIDGVSLKERPVECKRKFAYIPDNPELYTNMKGIKYLDFVADVYGVSAADRAERTEKYARMLELYDDLGSVISSYSHGMKQKLVIISALIHSPKLLIMDEPFVGLDPKAAFSVKELIAELCAGGGAVFFSTHVLDVAEKICNKMAIIKNGELIACGATADIKGDNSLEEVFLELTE, from the coding sequence ATGCTCAGGATCGAACACTTTTCCAAATCCTACGAAAAAGGCGTCTACGCCGTGCGGGATCTGTCGCTGCATATCGAAAAGGGCGACGTTTTCGGCTTCATCGGCCACAACGGCGCGGGCAAAACGACCACGCTAAAGGCGGTCGCCGGCGTCCACGACTTCGACGAAGGCGAGATATATATCGACGGCGTTTCGCTGAAGGAGCGTCCCGTCGAATGCAAGCGCAAGTTCGCCTACATCCCCGACAACCCCGAGCTTTATACCAACATGAAGGGTATAAAATACCTTGATTTCGTCGCGGACGTATACGGCGTTTCCGCCGCCGACCGCGCCGAGCGGACGGAGAAATACGCGCGTATGCTCGAGCTTTACGACGATCTCGGCAGCGTCATTTCGTCCTATTCGCACGGAATGAAGCAGAAGCTCGTGATAATCTCCGCGCTGATCCACTCGCCGAAGCTGCTTATTATGGACGAGCCCTTCGTCGGGCTCGATCCGAAGGCGGCGTTCAGCGTCAAGGAGCTCATAGCGGAGCTGTGCGCCGGCGGCGGCGCGGTCTTCTTCTCCACCCACGTCCTCGACGTCGCGGAGAAGATATGCAACAAGATGGCGATAATCAAAAACGGAGAGCTCATCGCCTGCGGCGCGACCGCCGATATCAAGGGCGACAACTCCCTTGAAGAAGTATTTTTGGAGCTGACGGAATGA
- a CDS encoding YitT family protein — translation MNKLDKILNKKTGIVDIAYFVVGAIVYSLSMNVFILPHRIVPGGVSGIASILQNTVGWDAGIMYFVLNVPLFIAAFACFGFKFVSKTFIAMTLVSVFTELIAKVFPSLKYFPTNNEPAIGLIAALCAGVTSGIGLAIIFLRGATTGGSEIAAKLMRLKFPGVSFGRMMFIVDLVIIAAGYVVFRLNGVTAAENSAIFSLIVVYLTSTVIDTVLDGNSVARVALIVSNNTDGIKSALMNGLHRGVTVLRGSGGYTNNAMNVIMCALRRQQVQECRRIVKECDEGAFVIILHATEVLGQGFDDVNKEPL, via the coding sequence ATGAACAAACTCGATAAGATACTCAACAAAAAGACCGGGATAGTCGATATCGCGTATTTTGTTGTCGGAGCCATCGTGTATTCGCTCTCCATGAACGTGTTTATCCTGCCGCACAGGATCGTTCCGGGCGGCGTTTCCGGTATCGCGTCGATACTGCAGAACACCGTCGGGTGGGACGCAGGTATCATGTACTTCGTGCTGAACGTGCCGCTTTTCATCGCGGCGTTCGCATGCTTCGGCTTCAAGTTCGTGTCAAAGACGTTTATCGCGATGACGCTCGTTTCGGTATTCACCGAGCTGATCGCGAAAGTCTTCCCGAGCCTCAAATACTTCCCGACGAATAACGAGCCGGCTATCGGGCTTATCGCGGCGCTCTGTGCCGGAGTCACGAGCGGCATAGGCCTCGCGATAATCTTCCTGCGCGGCGCGACGACGGGCGGCTCCGAGATCGCGGCGAAGTTGATGCGCCTGAAGTTCCCGGGCGTTTCCTTCGGCAGGATGATGTTCATCGTCGACCTCGTGATAATCGCCGCCGGCTACGTCGTCTTCCGTCTCAACGGCGTCACCGCCGCGGAGAACTCCGCGATATTCTCGCTTATAGTCGTATATCTGACCAGCACGGTCATCGACACGGTGCTCGACGGCAACTCCGTCGCGCGCGTCGCGCTGATCGTCAGCAACAACACCGACGGCATCAAGTCCGCGCTGATGAACGGCCTTCACAGAGGCGTCACGGTGCTTCGCGGCTCGGGCGGTTACACCAACAACGCGATGAACGTCATCATGTGCGCTCTGCGCCGCCAGCAGGTGCAGGAATGCCGCAGGATTGTCAAGGAATGCGACGAAGGCGCCTTCGTCATAATCCTGCACGCGACCGAGGTGCTCGGTCAGGGCTTCGACGACGTCAACAAGGAGCCCCTTTGA
- a CDS encoding UvrD-helicase domain-containing protein, protein MSVKTDFLRLRKAYIENEYKRLNDMQRKAVLASGSPLLILAGAGSGKTTVIVEKIACLLRFGDAYNSDEVCFDPTEADVAELEAALKLKAPLSERLRRMLSVDAPKPWQVLAITFTNKAANELKERIALSCGADAAQDVWASTFHSACVRILRREIEALGYSSAFTIYDADDSKRVIKEAVKALGLDGDYYKPAAVAARISAAKSAFIGAEEYAKDAAGDVFLESVAKIYARYAETLKKANAVDFDDIINLTVRLFREFPDRLAYWREKFRFVLVDEYQDTNAAQFLLVYLLTKETRSVCVVGDDDQSIYKFRGATIRNILDFEKYYPEAVTIRLEQNYRSTGNILAAANAVIANNLERKGKNLWTEKPLGEKITLCTCADERGEGDYVAACILKHQREGGKLSDCAVLYRTNAQAAQIEQSLNYFKIPNRVIGGTRFFERREIKDVISYLCVIANPSDDLRLKRIINLPKRGIGDTTVEAAERIAAGLGEPIINVIREAENYPDLERSKAKLAEFCALLDELTDAALNAPFEDIVKTVAEKSGYMAMLAAERDRDGLDRADNVLELGSMLIRYKNDKTAAGEEATLTGFLEDMSLVTDIDDYDKNADAVVLMTLHNAKGLEFNVVFITGLEEELFPSMRSYDDGEIEEERRLMYVGVTRAREKLYLTRAEQRLLYGATRFKRPSRFLEELPREYVEKTDTLPKRTVKADFGDFFGVARSTYAPKRPPAGRPPRPSASASAPKAGKTFSVGDRVKHAAFGEGTVVSAMPMGNDTLLEVNFTVGKKKIMANFAPIEKI, encoded by the coding sequence ATGAGCGTTAAGACCGATTTCCTGCGCCTGCGCAAGGCGTATATCGAAAATGAATACAAGCGCCTCAACGATATGCAGCGCAAGGCGGTGCTCGCTTCGGGCAGCCCGCTTCTCATCCTCGCGGGCGCCGGCAGCGGCAAAACGACCGTCATAGTCGAAAAGATCGCCTGCCTGCTGCGCTTCGGCGACGCCTATAACAGCGACGAAGTCTGCTTCGACCCGACCGAAGCCGACGTCGCGGAGCTGGAAGCCGCGCTGAAGCTGAAAGCGCCGCTTTCCGAGCGCCTGCGCCGGATGCTCTCAGTCGACGCGCCGAAGCCGTGGCAGGTGCTGGCGATAACCTTCACCAACAAGGCGGCGAACGAGCTGAAGGAGCGCATCGCGCTCTCCTGCGGCGCCGACGCCGCGCAGGACGTCTGGGCGTCCACCTTCCACTCAGCATGCGTGCGCATCCTGCGCCGCGAGATCGAAGCGCTCGGCTACTCGAGCGCCTTCACCATCTACGACGCGGACGACTCCAAACGCGTGATAAAAGAAGCCGTGAAGGCCCTCGGGCTCGACGGCGACTACTACAAGCCCGCCGCGGTCGCGGCGCGCATCTCCGCGGCGAAGTCCGCCTTCATCGGCGCCGAAGAATACGCGAAGGACGCGGCCGGCGACGTCTTCCTCGAAAGCGTCGCGAAGATCTACGCCCGCTACGCCGAAACGCTGAAAAAAGCCAACGCCGTCGATTTCGACGACATCATCAACCTTACCGTCAGGCTCTTCCGCGAGTTCCCGGACCGCCTGGCGTACTGGCGCGAAAAGTTCCGCTTCGTCCTCGTCGACGAGTACCAGGACACCAACGCCGCGCAGTTCCTGCTCGTCTATCTGCTGACGAAAGAAACGCGCAGCGTTTGCGTCGTCGGCGACGACGACCAGAGCATCTACAAGTTCCGCGGCGCGACGATCCGCAACATCCTCGACTTCGAGAAATACTACCCCGAAGCCGTCACCATACGCCTCGAGCAGAACTACCGCTCGACGGGCAACATCCTCGCGGCGGCGAACGCCGTCATCGCGAACAACCTCGAGCGCAAGGGCAAAAACCTCTGGACCGAGAAGCCCCTCGGCGAAAAGATCACCCTCTGCACCTGCGCGGACGAGCGCGGCGAAGGCGACTACGTCGCGGCGTGCATACTGAAGCATCAGCGCGAGGGCGGCAAGCTTTCCGACTGCGCGGTGCTCTACCGCACGAACGCGCAGGCGGCACAGATCGAGCAGAGCTTGAACTACTTCAAGATCCCCAACCGCGTCATCGGCGGCACGCGCTTCTTCGAGCGCCGCGAGATAAAAGACGTGATCTCCTACCTCTGCGTCATCGCCAACCCGAGCGACGACCTGCGTCTTAAGCGCATAATCAACCTGCCCAAGCGCGGCATCGGCGACACGACGGTAGAAGCCGCCGAACGCATCGCCGCGGGGCTGGGCGAGCCCATCATAAACGTGATACGCGAAGCGGAGAACTACCCCGACCTCGAGCGGTCGAAGGCGAAGCTCGCGGAGTTCTGCGCGCTGCTGGACGAGCTTACCGACGCGGCGCTGAACGCGCCCTTCGAGGATATCGTCAAGACCGTCGCGGAGAAGAGCGGCTACATGGCGATGCTCGCGGCGGAACGCGACCGCGACGGACTCGACCGCGCGGATAACGTCCTCGAGCTCGGCTCGATGCTCATCCGCTACAAAAACGACAAGACCGCCGCCGGCGAAGAAGCGACGCTTACCGGCTTCCTCGAGGATATGTCCCTCGTCACCGACATCGACGACTACGACAAAAACGCCGACGCCGTCGTGCTCATGACGCTGCACAACGCCAAGGGGCTGGAGTTCAACGTCGTCTTCATAACCGGCCTCGAGGAGGAGCTCTTCCCGTCGATGCGCTCATACGACGACGGCGAGATCGAGGAGGAGCGCCGCCTTATGTACGTCGGCGTCACACGCGCGCGGGAGAAGCTCTACCTGACCCGCGCCGAGCAGCGCCTGCTCTACGGCGCGACGCGCTTCAAGAGGCCGTCCCGCTTCCTCGAGGAGCTGCCGCGCGAATACGTCGAGAAGACCGATACCCTCCCGAAACGCACGGTGAAAGCCGACTTCGGCGACTTCTTCGGCGTCGCGCGCTCGACCTACGCGCCCAAGCGCCCGCCCGCGGGACGCCCGCCGCGCCCCTCGGCTTCCGCCTCCGCGCCGAAGGCGGGGAAGACCTTCTCCGTCGGCGACCGCGTGAAGCACGCGGCCTTCGGCGAAGGCACGGTCGTCTCCGCGATGCCGATGGGCAACGACACGCTGCTCGAGGTCAATTTCACGGTCGGCAAAAAGAAGATAATGGCGAACTTCGCCCCGATAGAGAAGATATAA
- the tig gene encoding trigger factor: MKKTLAILLAALALCGFSACRGEGETASGGSGEPLGKYDFYDYDLNEYVEPGEFKGIEISAAEIAVTDEEVIETVHEFLLNNNALEKAPVTDRPVQKGDFVNIDFEGLRDGVPFEGGTAQGYDGLEIGAGQFIPGFEDGLIGVEIGQTVSLDLNFPDPYPNNPDLAGVPVVFNVKVNSIQAYAYPEITDEYVAANFGDYDSAEAFLADVRADNETNKKWTAVREKLLGGAKVLKYPQKEIDSFKKEITDNYQKYADAYGLTLEGFVQQYMSMSYETFLQQTEEYAQGEVKTQMVCVALARREGIELSEEEFNDYVTFYAKQYNCASNEECLQKYGRSNITIWGLVDTVIQTAVDSAVVK, translated from the coding sequence ATGAAAAAAACGCTTGCGATACTGCTCGCCGCGCTCGCACTGTGCGGCTTTTCCGCCTGCCGCGGCGAAGGCGAAACCGCCTCCGGCGGCTCGGGCGAACCGCTCGGCAAATACGACTTTTACGACTACGACCTGAACGAATACGTCGAGCCGGGCGAATTCAAGGGCATCGAAATTTCCGCCGCCGAGATCGCCGTCACGGACGAAGAGGTCATCGAAACGGTACACGAGTTCCTGCTCAACAACAACGCGCTTGAAAAAGCGCCCGTGACCGACCGCCCCGTGCAGAAGGGCGACTTCGTGAACATTGACTTCGAGGGCCTGCGCGACGGCGTTCCGTTCGAAGGCGGCACCGCGCAGGGCTACGACGGGCTCGAGATCGGCGCGGGGCAGTTCATCCCCGGCTTCGAGGACGGGCTCATCGGCGTGGAGATAGGGCAGACGGTCTCGCTCGACCTCAACTTCCCCGACCCGTACCCGAACAACCCCGACCTCGCGGGCGTTCCGGTCGTCTTCAACGTGAAGGTCAACTCCATCCAGGCGTACGCCTACCCGGAGATAACCGACGAGTACGTCGCCGCGAACTTTGGCGACTACGACAGCGCCGAGGCGTTCCTCGCGGACGTGCGGGCGGATAACGAAACGAACAAAAAGTGGACCGCCGTCCGCGAAAAGCTGCTCGGCGGCGCGAAGGTGCTTAAATATCCGCAGAAGGAGATTGACTCCTTCAAAAAGGAGATAACTGATAACTATCAGAAGTACGCGGACGCCTACGGCTTAACGCTCGAGGGCTTCGTGCAGCAGTATATGAGCATGAGCTACGAGACCTTCCTGCAGCAGACGGAGGAATACGCGCAGGGCGAGGTGAAAACGCAGATGGTCTGCGTCGCGCTCGCGCGCCGCGAGGGGATAGAGCTGAGCGAGGAGGAGTTCAACGACTACGTGACCTTCTACGCGAAGCAGTATAACTGCGCGAGCAACGAGGAGTGCCTGCAGAAGTACGGCAGAAGCAACATCACGATATGGGGCCTCGTCGACACCGTCATCCAAACCGCCGTCGACTCCGCCGTGGTGAAGTAG
- a CDS encoding MBL fold metallo-hydrolase: MRFFSIASGSKGNCICVESGGTAVLIDAGVPSRRVAEVLHGFGVAPAAVKGVFITHEHSDHVKCLPYVVRAVKAPVFANMNTIDALNLRAASDGCAFYELPTGREADMGALSLRSFRTSHDAAESVGYVVSDGKTRLAVCTDTGRMTKEASEAIAGCRLVYIESNHDEEMLINGPYPAYLKDRILSSRGHLSNTECACSCRAFAADGAEHFILAHLSEENNTPELAVSTVGGILAAGGVRAGEDCTLEAAGQYGPSRVYEI, from the coding sequence TTGCGGTTTTTCAGCATCGCATCAGGAAGCAAAGGCAACTGCATATGCGTCGAAAGCGGCGGTACCGCCGTCCTCATCGACGCGGGAGTGCCGTCCCGCCGCGTAGCCGAAGTGCTGCACGGCTTCGGCGTCGCGCCCGCCGCGGTGAAGGGCGTCTTCATCACGCACGAACACTCCGACCACGTCAAATGCCTGCCCTACGTCGTCCGCGCCGTCAAGGCGCCGGTCTTCGCGAATATGAACACGATCGACGCGCTGAACCTCCGCGCCGCTTCGGACGGCTGTGCCTTCTACGAGCTGCCGACGGGCAGGGAGGCGGATATGGGCGCGCTCTCGCTGCGCTCCTTCCGCACGTCCCACGACGCCGCCGAAAGCGTCGGCTACGTCGTCTCCGACGGCAAAACGCGCCTCGCGGTCTGCACCGACACCGGCAGGATGACGAAGGAGGCTTCTGAGGCGATCGCCGGCTGCCGCCTGGTCTACATAGAATCCAACCACGACGAGGAAATGCTCATCAACGGCCCGTACCCGGCGTATCTGAAAGACCGCATCCTCAGCAGCCGCGGCCACCTCTCCAACACCGAGTGCGCCTGCTCCTGCCGCGCCTTCGCGGCGGACGGCGCGGAGCACTTCATCCTCGCGCACCTGAGCGAAGAGAACAACACGCCCGAGCTCGCGGTATCCACCGTCGGAGGCATCCTCGCCGCGGGCGGCGTACGCGCGGGCGAAGACTGCACGCTCGAAGCGGCGGGGCAGTACGGGCCCTCGCGCGTGTACGAAATATAA
- a CDS encoding UDP-N-acetylglucosamine 1-carboxyvinyltransferase has protein sequence MDSIIVRGGRRLKGEVNISGAKNAAIAVIPAAILSDGVCHIDNIPNISDVFTELETLTSMGATVTMRTANSFDIDTRGLRNVAPPYELARKMRASYYFLGALAGRFGEASVPMPGGCDIGVRPIDQHIKGFEALGAKVDTTGGIINLKSDRLLGSSIYLDVVSVGATVNIMLAAVKARGLTVIENAAKEPHIVDLANFLNTMGADVRGAGTDTIKIRGVQQLRGCSYALIPDQIEAGTYMAAVAGAGGEVLINNVIPKHLESISAKLEEMGAEIREYDEAVYVGRTGPLNKVNIKTMPHPGFPTDMHPQIAAVLSTANGTSIINESVWENRFKYVDELKRFGANIQVDGKIAVIEGVEKLKAAPVRATDLRAGAAMIIAGLMAEGETEITHIHHIERGYENIIEKLRALGADISLKKDYTEAENAAG, from the coding sequence TTGGACAGCATCATCGTCAGAGGCGGCAGGCGCCTGAAAGGTGAAGTCAATATCAGCGGCGCGAAAAACGCCGCCATAGCGGTCATTCCGGCGGCGATTCTTTCCGACGGCGTGTGCCACATAGATAACATACCGAACATATCCGACGTCTTCACGGAGCTTGAAACGCTCACCAGCATGGGCGCGACGGTGACCATGCGCACCGCCAACAGCTTCGACATAGACACGCGCGGACTGCGTAACGTCGCTCCGCCTTACGAGCTTGCGCGTAAGATGCGCGCCAGCTACTACTTCCTCGGCGCGCTCGCCGGACGCTTCGGCGAAGCGTCCGTCCCGATGCCGGGCGGCTGCGATATCGGCGTGCGCCCGATCGACCAGCACATCAAGGGCTTCGAGGCCCTCGGCGCGAAGGTCGACACGACCGGCGGCATAATCAATCTGAAATCGGACAGGCTCCTCGGCTCGTCCATCTACCTCGACGTCGTCTCCGTCGGCGCGACGGTGAACATCATGCTCGCCGCCGTGAAGGCGAGGGGACTGACCGTCATCGAGAACGCGGCGAAGGAGCCGCACATCGTCGACCTCGCGAACTTCCTCAACACGATGGGAGCAGACGTGCGCGGCGCCGGTACTGACACCATCAAGATCCGCGGCGTCCAGCAGCTCCGCGGCTGCAGCTACGCGCTGATCCCCGACCAGATCGAAGCCGGCACCTACATGGCGGCCGTCGCGGGCGCGGGCGGCGAAGTGCTGATCAACAACGTCATCCCCAAGCACCTTGAATCCATCAGCGCGAAGCTGGAGGAAATGGGCGCGGAGATACGCGAATACGACGAAGCGGTCTACGTCGGCAGGACCGGCCCGCTGAACAAGGTGAACATCAAGACGATGCCGCACCCCGGCTTCCCGACGGATATGCACCCGCAGATCGCGGCGGTGCTTTCGACGGCAAACGGCACGAGCATCATCAACGAGAGCGTGTGGGAGAACCGCTTCAAATACGTCGACGAGCTCAAGCGCTTCGGCGCGAACATCCAGGTGGACGGCAAGATCGCGGTCATCGAGGGCGTGGAGAAGCTGAAGGCGGCTCCGGTCCGCGCGACCGACCTGCGCGCCGGCGCGGCGATGATAATCGCCGGCCTGATGGCGGAGGGCGAGACCGAGATCACCCACATCCACCATATCGAGCGCGGCTATGAGAACATCATCGAGAAGCTCCGCGCGCTCGGCGCCGACATAAGCCTGAAAAAGGACTACACCGAAGCGGAAAACGCCGCCGGATAA
- the argH gene encoding argininosuccinate lyase has product MEKLWTGRFKKTLDEAANAFNASISVDSRMYREDVTGSIAHAKMLAACGIITEADRDSIVAGLEGILADMESGALAPSPEAEDIHSFVEAELTKRIGDAGKRLHTARSRNDQVALDLRLYLRGRIDDISEAAKELISALLDVAEANTDSVMPGYTHLQRGQPIVFGHQLCAYAQMLLRDLDRLADCRRRMNVSPLGSCALAGTTYPIDRAMTAELLGFDAPCANSIDGVSDRDFAAELAADCAIIAAHLSRLAEETILWCSREFGFVELDDAYSTGSSIMPQKKNPDVAELVRGKTGRVYGDLTTLLTLLKGLPLAYNKDMQEDKEAIFDSVDTVCDCLRLYAPMLRTMKVNAANMRKAAAEGFINATDCADYLTKKGVPFREAYKLTGGLVAYCIDEDKTLETLTLEEYKGFSPVFEADVFDAIDLDVCVAKRTSFGGTAPDSVKAQIKAIREDIG; this is encoded by the coding sequence ATGGAAAAACTCTGGACGGGAAGGTTCAAAAAAACGCTCGACGAGGCGGCGAACGCCTTCAACGCGTCGATATCGGTCGACAGCCGGATGTACCGCGAGGACGTGACCGGCTCGATCGCGCACGCGAAGATGCTCGCGGCGTGCGGAATAATCACCGAAGCCGACCGCGACTCCATCGTCGCGGGGCTTGAAGGCATACTCGCGGATATGGAAAGCGGCGCGCTCGCGCCCTCGCCGGAGGCGGAGGACATACACTCCTTCGTGGAGGCGGAGCTGACCAAGCGCATCGGCGACGCGGGCAAGCGCCTGCACACCGCGCGCAGCAGGAACGACCAGGTCGCGCTCGACCTTCGGCTTTATCTGCGCGGGCGCATAGACGATATTTCCGAAGCGGCGAAGGAGCTTATCTCCGCGCTGCTCGACGTCGCGGAGGCGAACACGGACTCCGTTATGCCCGGCTACACGCACCTGCAGCGCGGACAGCCGATCGTCTTCGGCCACCAGCTCTGCGCCTACGCGCAGATGCTTCTGCGCGACCTCGACAGGCTCGCCGACTGCCGCAGGCGCATGAACGTTTCCCCGCTCGGCTCCTGCGCGCTCGCGGGCACGACCTATCCGATCGACCGCGCGATGACGGCGGAGCTGCTCGGCTTCGACGCGCCCTGCGCGAACAGCATAGACGGCGTTTCCGACCGCGACTTCGCGGCCGAGCTCGCCGCGGACTGCGCGATCATCGCGGCGCACCTCTCGCGGCTCGCGGAGGAGACGATCCTCTGGTGCTCCCGCGAGTTCGGCTTCGTCGAGCTGGACGACGCCTACTCCACCGGCTCCTCGATAATGCCGCAGAAAAAGAACCCCGACGTCGCCGAGCTCGTGCGCGGCAAGACGGGGCGCGTCTACGGCGATCTGACGACGCTGCTGACGCTGCTCAAGGGGCTTCCCCTCGCATACAACAAGGATATGCAGGAGGATAAAGAGGCGATCTTCGACAGCGTGGACACGGTTTGCGACTGCCTGCGGCTCTACGCGCCGATGCTGCGCACGATGAAGGTCAACGCCGCGAATATGCGCAAGGCGGCGGCGGAGGGCTTCATCAACGCGACCGACTGCGCGGACTACCTGACGAAAAAGGGCGTGCCCTTCCGCGAAGCGTATAAGCTCACCGGCGGGCTCGTCGCCTACTGCATCGACGAGGACAAGACACTGGAAACGCTCACGCTTGAGGAATACAAGGGCTTCTCGCCCGTCTTCGAGGCGGACGTCTTCGACGCGATCGACCTCGACGTCTGCGTCGCGAAGCGCACCAGCTTCGGCGGCACCGCCCCCGACAGCGTAAAGGCGCAGATAAAGGCGATAAGGGAAGATATAGGGTAA
- a CDS encoding YebC/PmpR family DNA-binding transcriptional regulator, translating to MSGHSKWKNIMHKKAKGDAARAKIFTQIGREISVAVKEGGGDPASNSKLRDLIAKAKSNNVPNDNIDRMIKKAAGGDDKTDYEKLTYEGYGPCGVAIIVETLTDNKNRTASEVRHCFDKNGGNMGQTGCVGWMFTSKGVIVTDKAKGEQTLDDALELGAEDFAEEDEAYVISTAPNDVTAVREGLEAAGYNVLSAESEMVPSNYVTVNGEEEQKLMRRLLEMLDDDDDVINVYHNLENEDEIME from the coding sequence ATGTCCGGACATTCCAAGTGGAAGAACATAATGCACAAGAAGGCGAAGGGCGACGCCGCCCGCGCCAAGATATTCACCCAGATAGGCAGAGAGATATCCGTCGCGGTCAAAGAAGGCGGCGGCGATCCCGCGTCGAACTCCAAGCTGCGCGACCTGATCGCGAAGGCGAAGTCGAACAACGTCCCGAACGACAACATCGACCGCATGATCAAGAAGGCGGCCGGCGGCGACGACAAGACCGACTACGAGAAGCTGACCTACGAGGGCTACGGCCCCTGCGGCGTCGCGATCATTGTCGAAACGCTGACCGATAACAAAAACCGCACCGCGTCCGAGGTGCGCCACTGCTTCGACAAGAACGGCGGCAACATGGGGCAGACCGGCTGCGTCGGCTGGATGTTCACCTCCAAGGGCGTCATCGTCACCGACAAGGCGAAGGGCGAGCAGACGCTCGACGACGCGCTCGAGCTCGGCGCCGAGGACTTCGCCGAGGAGGACGAGGCCTACGTCATCTCCACCGCGCCGAACGACGTGACCGCCGTCCGCGAGGGGCTTGAAGCCGCGGGCTACAACGTGCTTTCCGCCGAGAGCGAGATGGTGCCGTCCAACTACGTCACCGTCAACGGCGAGGAGGAGCAGAAGCTTATGCGCCGCCTGCTCGAGATGCTGGATGACGACGACGACGTCATCAACGTCTACCACAACCTCGAGAACGAAGACGAAATAATGGAGTAA